The Candidatus Effluviviaceae Genus V sp. DNA segment CGCCCATCGGTTCCAGTGCGCTCGTCACGTCGTTCCCCCACCTGCCTTGATGTGATCGGCGAGCGACTCGAGCGGCACGCTCTCCTGCTCGCCGGACTCCATGTCCTTGACCTGTGCCTCGCCGCGCTCCATCTCGTCCTCGGCGAGGATCACGACGCGCGCCGCTCCGAGCTTCCCCGCCTCCTTCATCTGCGCCTTGAGGCTTCGCGACTGGTAGTCGCGCTCGACGCTCATGGCCCCACGCAGCTCGGCCGCAAGCTCGGCCGCCCGATGCTCCGCGTCGTCGCCCACGGCGATGATGTAGACGTCGGGCCGGGGCTCCCCGCCCTCGAACGCCCCCTCGCTCTGGAGCGCCGAGATGACGCGCTCGACGCCGGCCGAGACGCCGCACGCCGGGGTCGGCTTGCCTCCGAGTTCCTCGACGAGCCCGTCGTAGCGCCCGCCGCCGCAGAGCGCGCTCTGAGCACCGAGGGCATCGTGGTGCACCTCGAAGACCGTCCGCGTGTAGTAGTCGAGCCCGCGGGCGAGCGAGGCGTCGACCTCGAAGGTCACGCCGGACCGGCCCAGCAGGTCCTGCACGGTCTTGAAGTGAGCCGCGCACTCGTCGCAGAGCGCGTCGAGGATCGACGGTGCGTCCGAGAGGATCTCGAGGCACGTCTCGTTCTTGCAGTCGAACATCCGCCGGGGGTTGCGCTCGTACCGCTCGCGGCAGTCATCGCAGAACGCGTCCAGTCTGCCCCCGAGCTCCGTCCGGAGGAGCTCGTTGTAGGCCGGGGTGCACGACGGACACCCGGCGCTGTTCACGCGCGCGGCGACGCCGCGGAGACCGAGGCTCTCGAAGATGCGGACCGAGAACCCTATGATCTCGGCGTCCACGCCCGGACTCTCCGAACCGATCGCCTCGAGCCCCCACTGCCAGAACTGACGGTAACGGCCGGCCTGCGGCCGCTCGTAGCGGAACATCGGACAGAGGTAATAGAGCTTCGTGACGCGCGCGCTTCGCCCCATCGAGTGTTCGATGAACGAGCGGACGACACCGGCGGTTCCCTCCGGCCTGAGGGTCAGGCTTCTCCCCTTCCGGTCCTCGAACGTGTACATCTCCTTGCGGACGATGTCGGTCGAGTCGCCGATGCCGCGTGTGAAGAGCTCGGTCTCCTCGAAGACGGGCGTGCGGATCTCGCGGTACCCGTAGCGCTCGGCCGTCTCGCGGAAGACCCGCTCGACCAGGCCCCACTTCCAGCTCTCGTCGGGCAGGATGTCCTGTGTGCCTCTCGGCGCCTTGTACTTCATCCCTGGTTCCATCCCGTGTCTCAAGAAGGACG contains these protein-coding regions:
- a CDS encoding histidine--tRNA ligase; protein product: MKYKAPRGTQDILPDESWKWGLVERVFRETAERYGYREIRTPVFEETELFTRGIGDSTDIVRKEMYTFEDRKGRSLTLRPEGTAGVVRSFIEHSMGRSARVTKLYYLCPMFRYERPQAGRYRQFWQWGLEAIGSESPGVDAEIIGFSVRIFESLGLRGVAARVNSAGCPSCTPAYNELLRTELGGRLDAFCDDCRERYERNPRRMFDCKNETCLEILSDAPSILDALCDECAAHFKTVQDLLGRSGVTFEVDASLARGLDYYTRTVFEVHHDALGAQSALCGGGRYDGLVEELGGKPTPACGVSAGVERVISALQSEGAFEGGEPRPDVYIIAVGDDAEHRAAELAAELRGAMSVERDYQSRSLKAQMKEAGKLGAARVVILAEDEMERGEAQVKDMESGEQESVPLESLADHIKAGGGTT